From the genome of Candidatus Electrothrix communis, one region includes:
- the cobJ gene encoding precorrin-3B C(17)-methyltransferase: MTNISVMVSGKVPLHHEDGKEGLLSFVRHHQWHIDFFSKKEINGVTNIETSHAALKAVGGHRRGRTLRPAQCWYNSTAQQETKMAEHKAKHNNGSNRGTLYVVGTGPGSLKHMTPAAGEALKKADIIVGYKTYLDLIPGYLEGKEVLASQMMKEVDRCRKSLELARNGQKVALVCGGDPGIYAMAGLVFEMAEEHDSDCNIEIIPGIAAVNGCAARLGAPLMHDFAAVSLSDLLTPLELIKKRLEAVASADFVVAIYNPKSKKRTEQIKIAQEIFLKYRDPKTPVGIVTAATRDNETITLTTLADMLSCEIGMQSTVMIGNSQTYIWNEKMITPRGYSGKYEL; encoded by the coding sequence ATGACAAACATTTCAGTCATGGTTTCCGGGAAGGTTCCTCTCCATCATGAAGATGGCAAAGAAGGCTTGCTGTCCTTTGTCCGGCACCATCAATGGCACATAGATTTTTTCAGCAAAAAAGAGATTAACGGCGTTACCAATATTGAAACTTCTCATGCAGCACTCAAGGCTGTGGGGGGCCATCGGCGTGGCCGAACCCTGCGCCCTGCTCAGTGCTGGTACAACTCTACTGCTCAGCAGGAAACAAAAATGGCAGAACATAAGGCGAAACATAACAATGGCAGTAACCGAGGCACCCTTTACGTTGTTGGTACAGGCCCAGGATCACTGAAACATATGACCCCCGCCGCTGGCGAGGCGCTGAAAAAGGCCGATATCATCGTCGGTTATAAGACCTATCTTGATCTTATTCCTGGTTACTTGGAAGGAAAAGAGGTGCTGGCCTCCCAGATGATGAAAGAGGTGGACCGCTGCCGTAAATCGCTGGAATTAGCCCGGAACGGTCAAAAGGTAGCACTGGTTTGTGGCGGTGATCCGGGCATCTATGCTATGGCTGGACTCGTTTTTGAGATGGCCGAAGAACATGATAGTGACTGCAATATCGAGATCATTCCCGGTATTGCCGCAGTCAATGGCTGTGCGGCCCGGCTTGGCGCCCCGCTCATGCATGATTTTGCAGCCGTCTCCCTCTCTGATTTGCTCACTCCCCTTGAGCTGATCAAAAAACGGCTGGAGGCGGTAGCCAGTGCCGATTTTGTGGTGGCGATCTATAATCCCAAATCAAAAAAACGGACCGAACAGATCAAGATTGCCCAGGAAATATTCCTCAAATACCGTGATCCCAAAACCCCGGTGGGCATTGTTACCGCTGCCACCCGTGACAATGAAACCATCACCCTCACTACGCTTGCAGACATGCTCTCCTGCGAGATCGGCATGCAGTCCACCGTAATGATCGGCAACTCCCAAACCTATATCTGGAATGAAAAAATGATCACTCCCCGGGGGTATAGCGGTAAGTATGAGCTGTAA
- the cobM gene encoding precorrin-4 C(11)-methyltransferase, whose protein sequence is MSQKNSIHFVGAGPGDPELITVKGQRLLAEADLVIYTGSLVPKVLVQNLKGEIHNSAGLHLDEVLALMIPAYKAGKKVVRLHTGDPAIYGAINEQIAELVKEGIPFRVIPGVSSTTATAASLATQLTLPEISQTIIVTRRAGRTPMPEKEDLVSLARHQATMLILLSINMIEDVVQDLRAGGYPAETPVCVVEKVSWPDERQLRGTLADIAGQVKEASITKTAIIAVGKVLAQAPPPVLSKLYDKHFSHGFREGSSPS, encoded by the coding sequence ATGAGCCAGAAAAACTCTATACATTTTGTCGGAGCAGGTCCGGGTGACCCAGAACTGATCACCGTTAAAGGACAACGGTTACTTGCTGAGGCTGACCTGGTGATCTACACCGGCAGCTTGGTTCCAAAAGTACTTGTCCAAAATCTGAAAGGGGAAATCCATAACTCGGCAGGCTTACATCTGGATGAGGTACTGGCCTTGATGATTCCAGCCTATAAAGCTGGTAAAAAGGTGGTACGCCTCCACACCGGAGATCCAGCCATTTATGGGGCTATCAACGAACAGATTGCCGAATTGGTCAAAGAAGGAATTCCTTTCCGGGTTATTCCCGGCGTAAGCTCCACCACAGCAACGGCTGCAAGCCTTGCTACCCAGCTCACCCTGCCGGAGATATCCCAAACCATTATTGTCACCCGGAGAGCCGGTCGGACACCGATGCCGGAAAAAGAAGACCTGGTCAGTCTGGCCCGCCATCAAGCAACCATGTTGATTTTATTAAGTATCAATATGATTGAGGATGTGGTGCAGGATCTGCGGGCCGGTGGTTATCCTGCTGAGACCCCGGTCTGTGTAGTGGAGAAAGTCAGTTGGCCGGACGAACGGCAACTGCGTGGCACCCTGGCCGATATTGCCGGGCAAGTCAAGGAGGCCAGCATCACCAAAACCGCAATCATTGCCGTGGGCAAGGTCCTTGCTCAGGCACCGCCACCGGTATTATCCAAGTTGTATGACAAACATTTCAGTCATGGTTTCCGGGAAGGTTCCTCTCCATCATGA
- the cobI gene encoding precorrin-2 C(20)-methyltransferase: MKGTFYVIGVGPGDPELLTLRAARTLEKCQVWLTPAARKNGESTALAIASGAVSVAGKEILTHHFPMKKVHMGETPDPEVKEAWEQVVALITTELKAGRDVAMPTLGDPAVYSTGFYVCQTLLEQNPQAVVEIVPGISAIGATSAAAGMPLCLGDDQLAVIPAIFESTKIREILIQFDAVVFMKVHKSMDRLVPLLEELDLLDKAVLVERTSMTDQRVRRDLKAAMGEKLHYFSTMIVRKS, translated from the coding sequence ATGAAAGGAACATTTTATGTGATTGGAGTAGGGCCGGGTGACCCGGAACTTCTGACGTTAAGGGCAGCGCGAACACTTGAAAAATGCCAGGTCTGGCTTACTCCGGCGGCACGAAAAAACGGCGAAAGCACCGCCCTTGCCATCGCTTCCGGAGCAGTAAGCGTGGCAGGCAAAGAAATCCTTACTCACCACTTTCCGATGAAAAAGGTCCACATGGGAGAGACCCCAGACCCGGAGGTCAAAGAGGCCTGGGAGCAAGTCGTAGCCCTGATTACGACCGAGCTCAAGGCTGGCCGCGATGTGGCCATGCCTACTCTGGGAGATCCAGCCGTCTACTCCACCGGCTTCTATGTCTGCCAGACCTTACTTGAGCAAAACCCCCAGGCCGTTGTTGAGATCGTGCCGGGCATTTCCGCCATTGGTGCCACTTCGGCTGCAGCCGGGATGCCCCTTTGTCTGGGCGACGATCAGCTGGCGGTGATCCCGGCAATCTTTGAAAGTACAAAGATTCGAGAAATTTTGATCCAATTTGACGCGGTGGTCTTCATGAAGGTGCATAAGTCCATGGACCGGCTGGTTCCCCTTTTGGAGGAACTGGATCTCCTAGATAAGGCGGTACTGGTTGAACGAACCAGCATGACCGATCAACGGGTGCGACGAGACCTGAAGGCCGCCATGGGCGAGAAACTTCATTATTTTTCGACGATGATTGTGAGGAAGTCATGA
- a CDS encoding precorrin-8X methylmutase yields MSVTIQNIAPTEIEAESFRIIAKEIGDHNFDSATFKVVQRVIHATGDFNFAENLRFQSQALSRAMEVIRAGENILTDVNMVAAGISKGMLVSFGGSVSCLVADEEVARIAKESTRTRSEVAIEKGIEAGVGIIAIGNAPTALLKAMELLADMTPEARPLVIGVPVGFVNAAESKALLAEKEYPFITSLGRKGGSPVAAAICNALIHLAKEA; encoded by the coding sequence ATGTCAGTAACTATTCAAAACATAGCTCCAACCGAGATTGAAGCAGAGAGCTTTCGGATTATTGCCAAAGAAATCGGTGACCATAATTTTGACTCTGCCACCTTCAAGGTGGTCCAGCGGGTGATCCATGCCACCGGTGATTTTAATTTTGCCGAGAATCTCCGCTTTCAGTCCCAGGCCCTCAGCCGGGCGATGGAGGTCATTAGGGCCGGGGAAAATATCCTCACCGATGTCAACATGGTGGCAGCCGGGATAAGCAAGGGAATGCTGGTCTCTTTCGGCGGCTCAGTCAGCTGCCTTGTCGCTGATGAGGAAGTCGCCAGAATCGCCAAAGAGTCCACCAGGACCCGTTCAGAAGTGGCCATCGAAAAGGGAATAGAAGCCGGGGTCGGCATTATTGCCATCGGTAACGCCCCCACCGCCCTGTTAAAGGCCATGGAACTGCTGGCGGATATGACCCCGGAGGCACGTCCCTTAGTCATCGGTGTGCCGGTTGGCTTTGTCAATGCCGCTGAATCAAAGGCCTTGCTGGCCGAAAAAGAGTATCCCTTCATCACCAGTCTCGGCCGTAAGGGGGGGAGTCCGGTGGCCGCAGCAATCTGTAACGCCCTCATCCACTTGGCAAAAGAAGCGTAG
- the asnS gene encoding asparagine--tRNA ligase produces MKARIKELLGTEPSEQQVVIEGWVRTCRDSGSLCFIELTDGSCLSGIQVIAESALKNYVDEIRHISTGTAVKAMGTLVESPAKGQAVEIQAESIEVLGPADPSSYPLQKKRHSFEFLRSISHLRPRTNALGAVARIRSELNFAIHRFFRDQGFFEVHTPIITTSDCEGAGEMFTVTALSDKELGKENPFAQDFFGRKAGLTVSGQLQAEIYALSHGRVYTFGPTFRAENSNTSRHLAEFWMLEPEMAFCDLDGDMDVAEALIQDLISTVLKNCADDLDLFNRFISKGLIKKLETVCQHAFTRMTYSQAIQELEGAKQQFEYPVAWGTDLQAEHERFLCEEVAGRPVIVTNYPKTIKPFYMRQNEDDKTVAAMDILVPGIGELVGGSQREERLDLLITRMQEDGHDLEEYSWYLDLRRYGSVPHSGFGLGFERLVQFVTGMSNIRDVIPFPRTPGNAPC; encoded by the coding sequence ATGAAAGCACGCATTAAAGAACTTCTGGGAACCGAGCCGAGTGAGCAGCAAGTCGTCATAGAGGGCTGGGTACGAACCTGCCGGGACTCCGGCAGCCTCTGCTTTATCGAACTCACAGACGGTTCCTGCCTATCTGGAATACAAGTGATCGCCGAATCAGCGTTGAAAAATTACGTCGATGAAATCCGACATATCAGCACCGGCACAGCTGTCAAGGCCATGGGCACCCTGGTGGAATCACCAGCCAAAGGCCAGGCCGTAGAAATCCAGGCAGAAAGCATTGAGGTGCTCGGCCCAGCAGACCCAAGCAGCTACCCCTTACAAAAGAAGCGACACAGCTTCGAGTTCCTGCGCTCCATCAGCCATCTGCGTCCACGCACCAATGCCTTGGGCGCCGTTGCCCGCATTCGCTCCGAGCTTAATTTTGCTATTCATCGTTTTTTCCGGGATCAAGGATTCTTTGAGGTACATACACCAATCATCACCACCTCGGACTGCGAAGGGGCCGGTGAAATGTTCACCGTCACAGCTCTATCCGATAAGGAATTGGGGAAAGAAAACCCCTTTGCCCAGGATTTTTTTGGCCGCAAAGCCGGGCTGACGGTCAGCGGACAGTTACAGGCAGAAATTTATGCGCTCTCCCATGGGCGAGTCTACACCTTCGGTCCCACCTTTCGCGCAGAAAATTCAAATACTAGCCGCCATCTCGCTGAGTTCTGGATGTTGGAGCCGGAGATGGCCTTTTGCGATCTGGACGGCGACATGGACGTTGCCGAGGCCCTGATTCAGGATTTGATCAGCACTGTGCTGAAAAACTGCGCAGATGACCTTGACCTCTTCAACCGATTCATCAGCAAGGGACTCATTAAAAAGCTGGAAACGGTATGTCAACATGCCTTTACCCGCATGACCTATAGCCAGGCGATCCAAGAGCTGGAGGGAGCGAAACAGCAATTTGAATATCCTGTTGCCTGGGGAACTGATCTTCAGGCGGAACATGAACGCTTTCTCTGCGAAGAGGTTGCAGGTAGGCCGGTGATTGTGACCAATTACCCCAAGACCATCAAGCCCTTTTATATGCGCCAGAATGAGGACGACAAGACCGTTGCAGCAATGGATATCCTGGTGCCGGGTATCGGCGAATTGGTAGGCGGCAGCCAACGGGAGGAACGGCTGGATCTCTTAATAACCCGTATGCAAGAGGACGGGCATGATCTGGAAGAATACAGCTGGTACCTGGACCTGCGTAGGTACGGTTCTGTGCCCCATTCCGGCTTTGGTCTCGGCTTTGAACGACTGGTTCAGTTCGTCACCGGCATGAGCAATATCCGGGACGTGATCCCCTTCCCGAGGACACCGGGCAATGCGCCCTGCTGA